Proteins encoded within one genomic window of Eurosta solidaginis isolate ZX-2024a chromosome 1, ASM4086904v1, whole genome shotgun sequence:
- the ball gene encoding nucleosomal histone kinase 1: MSRAVKTKVTSAGAVVSGRAAKKPAAPKHNKLYAMPEKIAEGTILTDLSKTQWTIGASIGTGGFGEIYCACRAGEKNYNYVVKCEPHGNGPLFVEMHFYMRNAKLEDIKRFQREHGLKSLGMPYMIGNGSVELKGIKHRFIVMPRYGSDISKYILANEKRMPEGTIYRLSIQMLDVYEFIHSCGYVHADLKAANILLGFGREDNGQAYLVDYGLASHYTTKEFKPDPKKMHNGTIEYTSRDAHLGVPTMRADFEILGYNIIEWSGGQLPWVKDNLLTVPTKVQKAKEDFMADINNSLKLAYAKGVPDAIAEYMKYVAKLEYNEKPDYDRCRKIFNNALKTMKIPNSGELQFTTKNNNNSAPSTSKARSKVLGKRHTTTLDTSVELCASDDDDDDVIFEEKKPVKKAPQKILKTIPKSAVSPAKMKPKTSPHRLTPTKHKSTPTQRKVTTPNVPTKTTPNRKRRSSSCSPTKTTRNSPLQKKAKATTSEATTSKSSATPNASSGTTHTRSTPLAARANINFSPAISVSATRPGKTIINDNTTPVPRTGKTYEFNFELDVSMDANVVVNVKRKKKAPATDTPSSVNQGQSSSKSTRSSNGYSKTQKSENGTPTTRVKVQKLATDEASERLRTPGVTVKKSRRVVS; encoded by the exons ATGTCAAGGGCGGTGAAAACAAAAGTTACTTCAGCAGGGGCTGTTGTATCCGGCAGAGCTGCAAAAAAACCAGCTGCACCCAAACACAATAAATTATATGCGATGCCCGAGAAGATTGCTGAAGGTACAATTCTTACTGATCTATCCAAAACTCAATGGACTATAGGAGCTTCTATTGGTACTGGGGGATTTGGCGAGATTTATTGCGCATGTCGGGCTGGTGAAAAGAATTACAATTATGTTGTTAAGTGT GAGCCACATGGAAATGGTCCACTGTTTGTTGAAATGCATTTTTACATGCGTAATGCTAAACTGGAAGATATTAAAAGATTTCAACGAGAACATGGTTTAAAATCCCTTGGAATGCCATATATGATCGGTAATGGTTCGGTTGAACTTAAAGGAATAAAACATCGCTTTATTGTTATGCCACGTTATGGTAGCGatatttccaaatatattttagcaaATGAAAAACGCATGCCAGAGGGTACAATATACAGGCTGTCCATACAGATGTTAGATGTGTATGAGTTTATACATTCATGTGGTTACGTACATGCTGATTTAAAAGCCGCCAATATACTATTAGGTTTTGGCAGAGAAGATAATGGGCAAGCATATTTAGTTGACTATGGCTTAGCATCACATTATACGACAAAGGAATTCAAACCGGATCCAAAGAAAATGCATAATGGTACAATAGAGTATACCTCACGTGATGCCCATTTGGGTGTACCAACAATGCGGGCAGATTTCGAAATATTAGGATACAATATAATTGAGTGGTCAGGTGGCCAATTACCATGGGTAAAAGATAACCTTTTGACGGTACCTACTAAAGTACAAAAAGCGAAGGAAGATTTCATGGCAGATATTAACAATTCTTTGAAACTTGCATACGCTAAAGGTGTGCCAG atgCTATAGCCGAATATATGAAATATGTTGCCAAACTGGAATATAATGAAAAGCCAGACTACGACCGCTGTCGCAAAATATTCAATAATGCTTTGAAAACAATGAAAATACCTAATTCAGGAGAATTACAGTTTACtacgaaaaacaataataattcgGCCCCTTCGACAAGCAAAGCACGTTCTAAAGTATTAGGAAAACGTCACACCACAACATTAGATACATCAGTGGAATTATGTGCAAGTgacgacgatgatgatgatgtCATATTTGAAGAAAAGAAACCAGTTAAAAAAGCACcacaaaaaatattgaaaaccaTTCCAAAGAGTGCAGTAAGTCCAGCTAAAATGAAGCCTAAGACTTCACCACACAGGTTAACCCCAACAAAACACAAATCCACCCCTACACAACGCAAGGTCACTACTCCAAACGtaccaacaaaaacaacacctaaTCGTAAGCGCCGTTCGTCGTCTTGCTCACCAACAAAAACAACACGCAACTCGCCATTGCAAAAGAAAGCAAAGGCTACAACAAGCGAAGCTACCACAAGCAAAAGTTCTGCCACACCAAATGCCTCATCGGGTACTACGCATACACGTTCCACTCCGTTAGCTGCAAGAGCTAATATAAATTTTAGCCCAGCCATATCGGTGTCAGCTACGCGTCCAGGAAAAACTATTATCAATGATAATACAACGCCTGTACCACGTACAGGTAAAACTTATGAATTCAATTTTGAACTAGATGTTAGCATGGATGCTAATGTTGTAGTTAATGTAAAACGTAAAAAGAAAGCACCAGCAACAGATACACCCAGTTCAGTAAATCAAGGCCAAAGCAGCTCCAAATCAACGCGGAGCTCAAATGGATATTCGAAGACACAGAAGAGCGAAAATGGTACCCCAACCACACGTGTTAAAGTTCAAAAACTTGCTACCGATGAAGCTTCTGAGAGACTTCGTACCCCAGGTGTTACTGTAAAAAAATCGAGGCGTGTTGTTTCATAA
- the IntS12 gene encoding integrator complex subunit 12, protein MATNTNEIEMLRKAIKLLHSPHPNSATELRMMLDEAIKQRYGPELMLSNNMSKRLMEEEANFPGRAATPPPQPEQPPSTEQQMQDAGADEVINLTSSPAKTISDSPDTIMDSDDGANVGGHSSNLLAGGDDVVNLKEFGDLNCAVCGEMVFTATNRLIECSACGTLYHQECHKPAITDEEASEGQAHNWQCDNCLSKPSTSKAAGVIIDEPIPLLSSKAKSSATSSRSSSTSNSSSPYPVIQQDVPTTSSPAAASAIVVQTTSSSSSSSTSRHHHHKSSRSSHKEERPSSSSSKSAASSSSVMNPTFNVVSASERSSSSSHSSKKSSHSSSSTGKSSSSSKSSSSKHHESSKRKGK, encoded by the coding sequence ATGGCTACAAATACGAATGAGATAGAAATGCTAAGGAAAGCAATTAAGTTGCTCCACTCACCACATCCCAACTCTGCAACTGAATTGAGAATGATGTTAGATGAAGCTATTAAACAACGGTATGGTCCAGAACTTATGCTCTCCAATAACATGAGCAAACGCTTAATGGAAGAAGAAGCAAACTTTCCTGGTCGTGCAGCGACGCCACCACCCCAACCAGAGCAACCTCCATCTACAGAACAGCAGATGCAAGATGCTGGTGCTGATGAAGTCATTAATTTAACAAGTTCCCCCGCTAAAACTATATCCGACTCACCCGACACCATTATGGACTCCGACGATGGAGCAAATGTTGGGGGACACAGTAGTAACTTACTTGCGGGTGGTGATGACGTGGTTAATTTGAAAGAATTTGGTGATTTAAATTGTGCTGTTTGCGGGGAAATGGTGTTCACTGCTACTAATCGTCTAATTGAATGCTCAGCATGTGGAACACTCTATCATCAAGAATGTCATAAACCTGCTATAACTGATGAAGAAGCTTCTGAAGGACAAGCGCATAATTGGCAGTGTGATAATTGCCTTAGTAAACCTTCAACAAGTAAAGCTGCTGGTGTGATAATTGATGAACCTATTCCGTTGTTGTCATCAAAGGCAAAATCCTCAGCAACATCTTCACGATCATCATCAACATCAAATTCTTCCTCACCTTATCCGGTTATACAACAAGATGTACCCACCACCAGTTCTCCAGCAGCTGCATCTGCAATAGTTGTGCAAACGACGTCATCATCTTCATCGTCCTCTACAAGCAGGCATCATCATCACAAAAGTTCGAGATCATCACATAAAGAAGAACGGCCTTCGTCGAGTAGCTCCAAATCTGCTGCATCATCTAGCAGTGTTATGAATCCAACTTTTAACGTTGTAAGTGCAAGTGAGAGAAGCTCCTCTTCGTCGCATTCGTCAAAGAAATCATCACATTCATCGTCTTCCACTGGTAAATCTTCATCATCATCGAAATCGTCATCATCGAAGCACCATGAAAGTAGCAAGCGTAAAGGAAAATGA